In Pieris brassicae chromosome 8, ilPieBrab1.1, whole genome shotgun sequence, the DNA window AATCCAtcttatgaatatataaattcttatcatattgttatataaactatGTATAAGGTTTCACCAAAAAATAGCACTTAAACCTTTAAGTTGCAGatgtatgaaataaaagattaaattgtaaaatgtaaattaacaatCATTTTTAACTAATCACATCCTTAGTATCATGCTGACATAATGATTTTAGCCTAACTTgggaaaacttttaaatatattcaattcaCACATATATGTCTTATTGCAGCTTTAGAGATCATGAACAAGTCCACAAATAGCTgacaatgatataaatataggaTGTTATGTAACACCAACATAACCTAGAAAACAACTACCTAACTACTTACTTTCAATGGCAGATCCCAATTCCTCAGGTCCTTTGTGGCCTGTGACCTTGGCAGGAGTGTCCATGTGTGAGAGATCCGCCGCTACTCCAGGCGTCACGGGTGCGATATCGTAACATGCTAGACGAGAAACCAAGGGGTTCTGCTTTAACAATAATGCTAAAGGCTGGCCAATACCACCGGCTGCTCCAGCAACAACTACTTTGTAGTTATTCTGtaaaagttgtaaaaattaattgggAATTCTGAAGCAATGTGAACGTTGCGAATATATCTAATGATAATGATTAAGCCTACAAATGAATATATGACATAAAGGTGCAAAGATTTATCTGGGAAACCGATCAtggtaaattaagtttttaccTGTCCTGAAGTAGAAAAGGTCTTGGCACCATTCTGAACAGCCACAGAGGCAACAGGCTTCAAAACACGTGAGAACATCGTTACACTATAAGTATTAATggaattacttaatatttttagttttttgttcgGTAAATCCACAAGACCCGGCCGACCTTTAAAGATAACTAGTGatgtaactttaatataaGGTTATGAACGTAAGTATCATACGTCATCAAAGATAACAAACGTCCATACTACTAGTAACTGatttaacctttttttatcGTACAGCActatgtcatatattttaatatattatatatacagcaTGTACCTTTATAAGTTTAGAGTAGTGTGTTTTAAGCTTATGTGTCAAACGTATACGCTTTACTTGATCgattttgcaaatattttaagttatacaGCCAGATTCTCATATTAAGTTAATTCAAGACGTAGGAAATTCATCAGTTGTAATCTGTGGTTGAAAACCGGTGAGGCATAGTTAATACTAAACAATCGATTTGACATTTAGATagtcaataatataaattcaattatttgtttgcaattatttaaaataagcgGTAACAATCtaaactttaaaacaaaaatttagaACTGAAACAAGTGGCCTAAACCAATTCATATTCAAAATGAATGTTATACAATCCGTTAAGATGTATATAACTAAAATGACAGAGGAGAGTGGTCCTGGAATGAAAGTTATTCTAATGGATAAAGAAACTGTAAGAATATGCAATCTCCTATTACTTAATTTGTCTTTGTTTCTGAGAACACaacatatttcattaataatcgATCGGCACCTGATGTCTTTTGTGAAAATTGTTTAGcattctattataaaaaaataataactgtttTCCTTGTTGTAGACTAGTATAGTGAGCATGGTCTTTAGCCAGTCTGAAATTCTGCAGAAGGAAGTGTATCTTTTTGAGAGGATAGACAGTGTGGCAAAGTGGGACAACTTGAAACACATGAAATGTATAGTATTCCTTAGACCCACTTCTGAAAATCTTGCTCTATTGTGTAGAGAACTAAGGTGTCCTAAGTATGGGGTTTACTATGTTTGTAAGTATTTACTAATCATtcatataatgttataaataatgataatattacttattttttaaatattaattagatgCTTGCCGCAGTAGTTGAAATATCCATTGTATATTCTAGTAGTCAGTCAAAACTAATAcacttagtctggccataaatactgttacaattgaaaattaacaaaatattacattggaATTTAGAATCTgccatttttatatcattattcattgggttttctcattttgaccctaatacacaatattttgcaatattaaaatggagtgggGTGATGATGAGAACCAAATTTCTGTGATTAgattacacaaagtaggtatggagccaaatgcaatttttaaaactccaTCTGCttgttattagtaaaatgtttatgtactGGGCTATTAATATGTACAAAACAAGACCTTGTCTGTTTATGACAGAAAATTATCTGTCCATGTAGTGTTTGTACGAAAAAGGTGCTCAAAGCAGTAAGGGAAAGAATTATaagaaatcctgtccgaaagtaaaagattttatctcgggagatgaagataacacctagaaccatgttgtgtattttaaaagatgacttaAGACTTGTAGCCTATAAGAGACTTACTAGtcatttcttaactgataTTTCAAAAAGGATAGGGTGGTAAAACTGAAACAACTACTAAAGCGGTATGCAACGTGTAGTCACAGTTTTTTTTGGTTAACagatgataatttttttaaaattttaacaaaaaatatgactaTATTTATGCTCAAAGCTCTAAGGAACCTTTCCATTAGTCGACAGAGTGCAATGTGGGCACTATCCAacttcagtgatggtttggtggggtgtTAGCTATGAAGAAGTGCTTAGCCATACTTTTGTGAAAACAGTATCAAAACATCGGCActgtatcaagataccattCTTGAGAAGGTAGTGCAGCCCCTTAGCAACACCATGTTTAATAACAAAGACTGGTCCTTCCTGCAAGACTCGGCGCCGTGTCATAAAGCTCGGTCTACGCTGTCTTGGTTGAAAACGAACGTTTCTGACTTCAGGACTCGAAGACTGGCCCTCGTGTAGTCCCTCTCTTAATCCActggattatgatttatggtcagttttaaaCAGTACGGTTTGCTCTAAACGCCACGATAATTTGGAGTCCTTAACACAATCCGTACGAAggcagtgaagaattttcccatgGAAAGAGTGGGCCGCCAATGGAGACCATTTCGAataagcttttaatatttagtttaatacataaaagtaataaatgtttcagtatttatgtcTAGACTAGGTACACAAGGcatacttatttaaatgttctacaattattaattttacaattcaatatattttatataaatcaaagtaataaataacatacatatgtGTGTTTAGAGATTATTAATaggtcaattttttttagattttagcaATGTAATATCTAAGTCTGATGTGAAGACTCTGGCAGAGTGTGATCAGCAAGAGTCAGTAAGGGAGGTGCAAGAGGTGTTTGCTGACTACTTAGCTGTTGATAGACATCTTTTCTCTTTCAACATTGTTGGATGCTTGCATGGTACAATTCTTTACATatgtattacaataaaatgcaATCCATTAATAGTTCATCAAATTGTAAGGACAGAAAATAGtgttactatttattttgctAAAATGTCAGTAAGTTTGGTTTGGTTTGGTTAcctcaataatatttttttctcgtGAAGTCTGAAGTGCTGAAAGCTAAAATAATAGGGAATAAAAGCTAGcttttatttcctatttttgcAGCCATTCGATAACTTTGTCAAGTTTCCTTCTGCAAGTCTTGGGTCTTTATTGCTTGCTAATGTTACTGTGGTTATTGCTGGCAATAGCGATACGTCAGCAGTATACAATGTCTAGAGCATGGAGCCGAGAACAGATCCTTATGGTACCCCGGCATCAATGTTTTGAAATTCCGAAGCAGCGTCACCttctttaacataaaatatgcaATCCTCTATGTACGATTtgaatattagtattaaagtAAGAGTGAAAAATATTCTACTTGATCGTACATAGTAGGCCTTTGTGCCAGACCATGTCAAATGCCTGTTGGATATCCAGAAACGCTGATGAGCAGTATTTCCCTttgttctataataataatttgattaaactttttttttcaagaaactcgaattatatatatttataacatcttatatgatatttttaggACAGATATGCTTATGCAATGTTACTACCACACCTGTTGGCTTTCACATTTTCCCAGCCAATTATTAAAGGCCCTTAagacgtaaataaatataaataaatgtggtTATTAAAAGACTCaactacaattttattaccaaTCATGCTTAAAATTTCAGGTAAGTCATGGAATCAACAACATCTCCAGCGGTGTTCTCAAGGCCTACTTGCTTTATTCTTATCGCTAAAAAAACGGCCCGTTATCCGATACTCATCTGGTTCAACAGCCTGCTCTCGCCTTGCGGAGAGAGTTAAGGAGTTAGTAAGAAGAGAGTCAGCTCTGATGGACAATAATATACCATACAGCGACATAGCTCCACAATTGCTAATATTGGACAGACGTGATGATCCAGTTACTCCACTATTACATCAGGTAAGAAAGAGTATCAGGCATTGGGACATAAGTCTTTTTATATGCAtaccaaaataaaaagtttattgtgtctcaaattttacataaaatacatgAGTTGAGACAGCCCCCGTAAGTAGTCAGAGACACTTGTGTTGGGGTTGACTTGCTACTTcccttatttatacattattgaGACGGTTCTTAGAAaagaatacaaaacaaaacaaaaccctGCATATAGTACtctaactattattataaaaatcattctagataaaaatttaacactagtatatccataaaaataaatatgggtaacaaatgttgtttttttctgaACATGCTTTTTCATTTGTGTAGtaaagctttttttttaaCCATTTTAGTGGACATATCAAGCAATGGTGCACGAATTGTTGACCATTAACAATAATCGTGTGAGTCTAGCACATGTTCCTGATGTTCACAAGGACTTGAAAGAGGTAGTGCTAGCTGCGGAACAAGATGAGTTTTATGCTAAGGTAGTTTATCCTGAACACcatttatatctattaataacTTATCATTTGCAGTTCTACAGTGTCTACTACTActagagttttttttacaattacattttttttattaaagtctaaaatataatctaatatataaatattaaagtgttattttttgCAGAATCTATATTCCAATTTTGGTGAGATTGGACAAACAATCAAATCTCTTATGGAGGAGTTCCAGAGGAAAGCAAAAAGCCATCAAAAGGTCGAAAGTATAGCAGATATGAAGAACTTTGTTGAGACTTACCCACTTTTTAAggtaatttttacattaattcatATGAGATTGTCCTTGTAGTTAGAGATaggtgattgttttttttgtaattttaaaagctaAAACCAAGCGATTCCCAAACGAAAagcaatttatttgaaaaaaaaattatgcaactTATTACTGTCAAAAGTTTAATAGTTGCACTGATAAGTATTTCCTTATCTCAAAAAAGTTTAAGGGACATCACTATATACTCAATACTTATATGTCAAATCTAGACATAACTTAACTTCATGGATGTTTGTAAATGTGGAAAATGAAATGTATGAGTAAAAGTGACATTTGGTTCTACTATAAACTTCGACCAAACGATCCTAAAGGATTGATGTTTTCCGTAAATGTACAGacttaacttttatataataatattcttataaataatataagaatattattatataaaagttaatagTCTATAAGTAGTAAGTTTATAGTCttctataataatgtttacagAAAATGTCAGGAACGGTGTCAAAACATGTGACTGTTGTTGGAGAGCTGTCAAGTACAGTGGGGCGACATGAGTTGTTGCAAGTCTCTGAACTGGAGCAGGAGCTTGCCTGTCAGACTGACCATGCAAAGCATTTGCAGGTACAAATATGAcgttaacatacaaaaaataaatacagtattCATACGCGTATCCGTTAAGGGATGTGAATAAATTCTCTAGATATTAAAATTCCGTGATGaagaaaatatactttaagatCCATTTTTGAAGCTCCTgagtttgtttctttttttttcaaggttAAACCTTGAAAAAACCGAATGTATGAAATTAAACCGTTACACACCATGACGTTGACTACAACAGAGAGgttaaagttttaatgtataatcctattaaatatttataaaaaaattaccaagtATTTAGTGGAATTGTATagaactcaaaaactactggaAAAATTGCTCTCAACCctacattataattacatacgttgtatttatttctaaaatatttaacaaaaatgttaagCCATAAATCCGGGGCACGTCTTTCTATAATCCAACACCGAGCTGCAAATCGAACTACGTTTGGGGTAcactatattgttttttattttctagcGTTTAAAAGGCCTCTTCAATAACGAAAAAGTTCGAACAGAGGACCTCGTTAAACTGGTTGCACTATACGCCCTCCGGTACGAGAAACATGCGAGCAATGCACTCTCGTCCCTGGTGGATTCGTTGAAATCTCGCGGGGATGAAGTTGCGCGTGCGCCGGTCCTTGTATTGGAGTATGGCGGGGCTCATTCAAGGCAAAGTGATTTATTTGGATTGCAAGATGCGGCTAAGATCACAAAGAGATTGTTCAAGGTGAGAGTTATCTTTTTAgagttttctatttttatttaagttattttgattAGTTTGTATACGATATGCGAGTATTTCTGTGTCAGTTTTGATTGTTCGTTTTTAAAGTACTCTGTGCCTAAATATTGCATTGCAAACTGAGAAATTTGTTGTCATTTCCTAAATCACTTAGCCACGAAGATTAAATCATTTTCAATTGTAGGGCCTCAGTGGCGTAGAAAACATATACACCCAACACAGTCCCCTACTAAAAGACACATTGGAAGATCTTCTTAAGGGAAAACTTCGCGAAAATCTTTACCCCTCAGTAGGTGGAGAGGATATTACTAGAAGACCCCAAGAAGTAATAGTTTTCATTGTGGGAGGTGTAACATATGAAGAGGCATTTTGCGTGCATCAGTTAAATCAGGCTAACCCAGGCGTAAGGATCATACTTGGCGGAACAACAATACATAATTCCACCTCATTTCTGGAGGAGATAAAACATGCAATGCAAGGTGTGCAGAGGATGCACACGCGGCATATAAGAAATGtctaatacttaaaaaatcaCGTCATTATGAtcatatatatgaaaatcCATTTAGCCATCAACACCAaccttaaattttattattgattgacTCATTTGTTGATGTACGAttgaattttacataattatttattacgataAATATGTCCTAGTGAATGGTCTAAATGATCTCTATTTGCagtaaagaaaaagaaatataaaataatgtttctagtttataagtgtatattgtattataataataataataataaaatatgtttattcattttaagttcaatttcattacaatgtgtaagatttgggaacccttttaagtaaaaaatatacctgtgtcagggtttccagctctttcataacaaacttagttata includes these proteins:
- the LOC123713708 gene encoding vacuolar protein sorting-associated protein 45 produces the protein MNVIQSVKMYITKMTEESGPGMKVILMDKETTSIVSMVFSQSEILQKEVYLFERIDSVAKWDNLKHMKCIVFLRPTSENLALLCRELRCPKYGVYYVYFSNVISKSDVKTLAECDQQESVREVQEVFADYLAVDRHLFSFNIVGCLHGKSWNQQHLQRCSQGLLALFLSLKKRPVIRYSSGSTACSRLAERVKELVRRESALMDNNIPYSDIAPQLLILDRRDDPVTPLLHQWTYQAMVHELLTINNNRVSLAHVPDVHKDLKEVVLAAEQDEFYAKNLYSNFGEIGQTIKSLMEEFQRKAKSHQKVESIADMKNFVETYPLFKKMSGTVSKHVTVVGELSSTVGRHELLQVSELEQELACQTDHAKHLQRLKGLFNNEKVRTEDLVKLVALYALRYEKHASNALSSLVDSLKSRGDEVARAPVLVLEYGGAHSRQSDLFGLQDAAKITKRLFKGLSGVENIYTQHSPLLKDTLEDLLKGKLRENLYPSVGGEDITRRPQEVIVFIVGGVTYEEAFCVHQLNQANPGVRIILGGTTIHNSTSFLEEIKHAMQGVQRMHTRHIRNV